The Calliphora vicina chromosome 3, idCalVici1.1, whole genome shotgun sequence genome contains a region encoding:
- the qm gene encoding terpene synthase isoform X1, producing MDEFSSILEMTRDQSTQKEQDEILLQPFAYIQQIPGKQFRSQLSLAFNYWLHIPDEKLQLIGEIVQMLHNSSLLIDDIEDNSILRRGVPVAHSIYGVASTINAANYVLFLALEKVQQLGHPDATKVYTEQLLELHRGQGMEIYWRDSFTCPSETDYKLMTVRKTGGLFMLAIRLMQLFSENKEDFSKLTAILGLYFQIRDDYCNLSLKEYTENKSFAEDLTEGKFGFPVIHAVRTQKHDKQVLHILRQRTHDVEVKKYCISLLEKLGSFQYTREVLESLDTEARAEVNRLGGNPYMDMLLDKLLSWRLAENNTNNHLSASSNCN from the exons ATGGATGAATTCAGCAGCATTTTGGAAATGACCAGGGATCAATCCACCCAAAAAGAACAAgatgaa ATATTGCTGCAACCCTTTGCCTACATTCAACAAATCCCTGGCAAACAATTTCGTTCACAACTATCGCTGGCCTTCAACTATTGGCTACACATACCGGACGAAAAGCTTCAGCTAATAGGAGAAATTGTTCAAATGCTGCACAACTCCAGTCTGCT CATTGATGATATTGAAGACAATTCAATACTTCGCAGAGGTGTACCGGTGGCTCATTCAATATATGGCGTGGCAAGCACAATAAATGCAGCTAATTATGTTCTATTTTTGGCCTTGGAAAAAGTCCAGCAGTTGGGCCATCCCGAT GCTACCAAAGTTTACACTGAACAATTGCTAGAGTTACATCGTGGTCAGGGTATGGAAATTTATTGGCGTGATAGTTTTACTTGTCCTTCGGAAACTGATTATAAACTGATGACAGTTCGTAAAACTGGTGGTTTGTTTATGTTGGCCATACGTCTAATGCAATTGTTTAGTGAAAATAAagaagatttttcaaaattaacggCCATCTTgggtttatattttcaaatacgtGATGATTACTGTAATCTTAGTTTGAAAGag TACACGGAAAACAAAAGTTTTGCTGAAGATTTGACAGAAGGGAAATTTGGATTCCCGGTTATACATGCGGTACGCACACAAAAACATGATAAACAAGTTTTAC atattttgagacaAAGAACCCATGACGTTGAAGTAAAAAAATACTGTATAAGTTTGTTAGAAAAATTAGGCAGTTTTCAATACACCCGGGAAGTGTTGGAATCATTGGATACAGAAGCCAGAGCAGAG gtaaatcgtTTAGGTGGCAATCCCTACATGGATATGTTGCTTGACAAACTCTTATCCTGGCGTTTGGCGGAAAATAATACCAACAATCATTTGTCAGCCTCCAGCAACTGCAATTAA
- the qm gene encoding terpene synthase isoform X2 encodes MDEFSSILEMTRDQSTQKEQDEILLQPFAYIQQIPGKQFRSQLSLAFNYWLHIPDEKLQLIGEIVQMLHNSSLLGVPVAHSIYGVASTINAANYVLFLALEKVQQLGHPDATKVYTEQLLELHRGQGMEIYWRDSFTCPSETDYKLMTVRKTGGLFMLAIRLMQLFSENKEDFSKLTAILGLYFQIRDDYCNLSLKEYTENKSFAEDLTEGKFGFPVIHAVRTQKHDKQVLHILRQRTHDVEVKKYCISLLEKLGSFQYTREVLESLDTEARAEVNRLGGNPYMDMLLDKLLSWRLAENNTNNHLSASSNCN; translated from the exons ATGGATGAATTCAGCAGCATTTTGGAAATGACCAGGGATCAATCCACCCAAAAAGAACAAgatgaa ATATTGCTGCAACCCTTTGCCTACATTCAACAAATCCCTGGCAAACAATTTCGTTCACAACTATCGCTGGCCTTCAACTATTGGCTACACATACCGGACGAAAAGCTTCAGCTAATAGGAGAAATTGTTCAAATGCTGCACAACTCCAGTCTGCT AGGTGTACCGGTGGCTCATTCAATATATGGCGTGGCAAGCACAATAAATGCAGCTAATTATGTTCTATTTTTGGCCTTGGAAAAAGTCCAGCAGTTGGGCCATCCCGAT GCTACCAAAGTTTACACTGAACAATTGCTAGAGTTACATCGTGGTCAGGGTATGGAAATTTATTGGCGTGATAGTTTTACTTGTCCTTCGGAAACTGATTATAAACTGATGACAGTTCGTAAAACTGGTGGTTTGTTTATGTTGGCCATACGTCTAATGCAATTGTTTAGTGAAAATAAagaagatttttcaaaattaacggCCATCTTgggtttatattttcaaatacgtGATGATTACTGTAATCTTAGTTTGAAAGag TACACGGAAAACAAAAGTTTTGCTGAAGATTTGACAGAAGGGAAATTTGGATTCCCGGTTATACATGCGGTACGCACACAAAAACATGATAAACAAGTTTTAC atattttgagacaAAGAACCCATGACGTTGAAGTAAAAAAATACTGTATAAGTTTGTTAGAAAAATTAGGCAGTTTTCAATACACCCGGGAAGTGTTGGAATCATTGGATACAGAAGCCAGAGCAGAG gtaaatcgtTTAGGTGGCAATCCCTACATGGATATGTTGCTTGACAAACTCTTATCCTGGCGTTTGGCGGAAAATAATACCAACAATCATTTGTCAGCCTCCAGCAACTGCAATTAA
- the LOC135954485 gene encoding EGFR adapter protein-like isoform X1, with the protein MADIRLRIEQATVHLPPSMGRRPIHPLPKIGLSYCNLNFSYNDDSNIAKHHHHHQLPLSPSSEEDNSPTEMNNCRRLLDKPPLVKRLTMGMGLKRSTEDSRPLVHTTSSSFNSYTSQNICDGYVNEAICDPDKIISTRFGDSCRQSLTDLKTTQCLQEQNEFGYPKSFLRKTCSANSSPKHISPSTPLRLEGLSLAEQSELRGAPWFQAGIPRDISLEVLSKQNPGAFLVRQSNTKPGCFALSLRVPPPSPKVAHYLILRTPRGYKIKGFTKEFSSLRALITHHSVMPELLPIPLSLPRPTANGANSGSRTSSSEFDNSDTYGSLNDFRKMMSDLHV; encoded by the exons ATGGCCGATATACGTTTGCGTATTGAACAAGCAACGGTTCATTTACCACCTAGTATGGGACGAAGACCAATTCATCCGTTGCCCAAAATTGGCTTAAG ttattgcaatttaaatttcagTTACAATGATGACAGCAATATTGCTAAacaccatcatcatcaccaaTTACCGCTCTCGCCCAGTTCAGAGGAAGATAATTCACCCACAGAAATGAACAACTGCCGCCGCTTACTGGACAAACCACCTTTG GTAAAACGTCTAACTATGGGCATGGGTTTAAAGAGATCCACCGAGGATAGTCGACCTTTAGTTCATACAACCTCCTCGTCGTTTAATTCATACACATCTCAAAACATATGCGATGGTTATGTTAATGAAGCCATTTGTGATCCAGATAAAATTATATCGACACGTTTTGGAGATTCATGCAGACAATCTCTAACAGATTTGAAAACCACACAATGCCTTCAGGAACAAAACGAGTTTGGTTATCCGAAATCATTCTTAAGAAAAACATGTAGTG cCAATTCTAGCCCTAAACATATTTCTCCAAGCACACCTTTGCGATTGGAAGGTCTTAGCTTAGCAGAACAGAGTGAACTGAGAGGAGCTCCTTGGTTTCAAGCCGGCATACCAAGAGATATTTCTCTAGAGGTGTTGTCTAAACAAAATCCTGGAGCATTTTTAGTGCGACAAAGCAATACTAAACCAGGATGTTTTGCTTTATCACTTAGAGTACCTCCACCATCACCAAAAGTGGCTCACTATTTGATTTTAAGGACACCAAGAGGTTATAAAATTAAG GGATTTACCAAGGAATTTTCCTCGCTCAGAGCTCTTATAACACACCATTCGGTGATGCCCGAACTTTTGCCCATACCACTAAGCCTGCCCCGACCAACAGCTAACGGTGCTAACAGCGGCAGCCGCACTAGCAGCTCAGAATTTGATAATTCGGATACATATGGATCATTAAATGACTTTCGCAAAATGATGTCTGATCTCCATGTATGA
- the LOC135954485 gene encoding EGFR adapter protein-like isoform X2, which yields MADIRLRIEQATVHLPPSMGRRPIHPLPKIGLSYNDDSNIAKHHHHHQLPLSPSSEEDNSPTEMNNCRRLLDKPPLVKRLTMGMGLKRSTEDSRPLVHTTSSSFNSYTSQNICDGYVNEAICDPDKIISTRFGDSCRQSLTDLKTTQCLQEQNEFGYPKSFLRKTCSANSSPKHISPSTPLRLEGLSLAEQSELRGAPWFQAGIPRDISLEVLSKQNPGAFLVRQSNTKPGCFALSLRVPPPSPKVAHYLILRTPRGYKIKGFTKEFSSLRALITHHSVMPELLPIPLSLPRPTANGANSGSRTSSSEFDNSDTYGSLNDFRKMMSDLHV from the exons ATGGCCGATATACGTTTGCGTATTGAACAAGCAACGGTTCATTTACCACCTAGTATGGGACGAAGACCAATTCATCCGTTGCCCAAAATTGGCTTAAG TTACAATGATGACAGCAATATTGCTAAacaccatcatcatcaccaaTTACCGCTCTCGCCCAGTTCAGAGGAAGATAATTCACCCACAGAAATGAACAACTGCCGCCGCTTACTGGACAAACCACCTTTG GTAAAACGTCTAACTATGGGCATGGGTTTAAAGAGATCCACCGAGGATAGTCGACCTTTAGTTCATACAACCTCCTCGTCGTTTAATTCATACACATCTCAAAACATATGCGATGGTTATGTTAATGAAGCCATTTGTGATCCAGATAAAATTATATCGACACGTTTTGGAGATTCATGCAGACAATCTCTAACAGATTTGAAAACCACACAATGCCTTCAGGAACAAAACGAGTTTGGTTATCCGAAATCATTCTTAAGAAAAACATGTAGTG cCAATTCTAGCCCTAAACATATTTCTCCAAGCACACCTTTGCGATTGGAAGGTCTTAGCTTAGCAGAACAGAGTGAACTGAGAGGAGCTCCTTGGTTTCAAGCCGGCATACCAAGAGATATTTCTCTAGAGGTGTTGTCTAAACAAAATCCTGGAGCATTTTTAGTGCGACAAAGCAATACTAAACCAGGATGTTTTGCTTTATCACTTAGAGTACCTCCACCATCACCAAAAGTGGCTCACTATTTGATTTTAAGGACACCAAGAGGTTATAAAATTAAG GGATTTACCAAGGAATTTTCCTCGCTCAGAGCTCTTATAACACACCATTCGGTGATGCCCGAACTTTTGCCCATACCACTAAGCCTGCCCCGACCAACAGCTAACGGTGCTAACAGCGGCAGCCGCACTAGCAGCTCAGAATTTGATAATTCGGATACATATGGATCATTAAATGACTTTCGCAAAATGATGTCTGATCTCCATGTATGA